A single region of the Bifidobacterium asteroides DSM 20089 genome encodes:
- the argJ gene encoding bifunctional glutamate N-acetyltransferase/amino-acid acetyltransferase ArgJ, with product MSITYPAGFRTGTAIAHRPGGSQRRNLALVVNSGPMDTAVGVFTPNRFRAAPVIWTSRILEEGHAGAVVINSGNANACTGPEGLDQARAMAERTGEKLGLPTKRVAVCSTGIIGHLLHLDSILTGIDQAAQKMSASQEAGEEAAKAILTTDTCTKTVALDGSGWRLGGMVKGSGMIAPQLATMICVITTDAILEPEQARQALSEACRLSFNRIDVDGCMSTNDTVLLMASGASGIRPDPGQFQEKLAQACADLAHRIVADGEGSRHRIRIRVDGAESEDAALACARAVSGSTLLKCAVAGEDPNWGRVVSSLGTVPVATAAYDPAHVDVSFNGIKVCQGGRPGQDPELVDLHVPEVHIDIDLGQGDGQATVWTDDLTHEYVTINAEYHT from the coding sequence ATGAGCATCACCTATCCTGCAGGCTTCCGGACCGGCACCGCCATCGCCCATCGACCGGGAGGTTCACAGCGCCGAAACCTGGCCTTGGTCGTCAACAGCGGACCCATGGACACGGCTGTTGGGGTCTTCACACCCAATCGTTTCCGGGCTGCTCCGGTCATCTGGACCAGCCGAATCCTTGAAGAAGGCCATGCTGGAGCGGTGGTCATCAACTCCGGCAATGCCAACGCCTGCACCGGTCCCGAGGGCCTGGACCAGGCCAGAGCCATGGCCGAGCGTACAGGGGAGAAACTGGGCCTGCCGACCAAGCGGGTCGCTGTCTGCTCCACCGGGATCATCGGCCATCTGCTTCATCTCGATTCCATATTGACCGGCATCGACCAGGCCGCCCAGAAGATGTCGGCCAGCCAGGAGGCTGGTGAAGAGGCCGCCAAGGCCATATTGACCACCGACACCTGCACCAAGACAGTGGCCCTGGACGGATCCGGCTGGCGGCTGGGCGGCATGGTCAAGGGCTCCGGGATGATCGCCCCGCAGTTGGCCACCATGATCTGCGTAATCACCACCGATGCCATTCTGGAGCCGGAGCAGGCACGTCAAGCCCTGTCCGAGGCTTGCCGGCTCAGCTTCAACCGGATCGATGTGGACGGATGCATGTCCACCAATGACACCGTCCTGCTGATGGCTTCCGGGGCATCTGGTATACGGCCTGACCCCGGCCAGTTCCAGGAGAAGCTCGCTCAGGCCTGTGCGGACCTGGCCCATCGGATCGTGGCGGACGGTGAGGGCAGCCGCCATCGGATTCGCATCCGTGTGGATGGTGCCGAGAGCGAGGATGCGGCGCTTGCCTGCGCTAGGGCGGTCTCCGGTTCCACGCTGCTCAAGTGCGCGGTGGCCGGTGAGGATCCCAACTGGGGTCGAGTGGTGTCCTCGCTGGGCACAGTGCCGGTTGCGACGGCGGCCTATGATCCGGCCCATGTGGATGTAAGCTTCAACGGCATCAAGGTTTGCCAGGGGGGCCGTCCCGGCCAGGACCCGGAGCTGGTCGACCTGCACGTTCCCGAGGTCCATATCGACATCGACCTTGGACAAGGTGACGGCCAGGCCACGGTATGGACCGATGATCTGACCCACGAATACGTGACCATCAATGCCGAGTACCACACCTGA
- a CDS encoding DJ-1/PfpI family protein → MKVGDGGVRVEAMGPEEVDPKGVLLIHGGSGTRALVGNDCWIGQLASLATRSPQVMTVCTGSALLAATGVLDGRRATSNDLAFDWVVSTGERVDWIRDARWVVDGRFRTSSGISADIDMALAFVEDTCGSETADKASMQMEYIRNRDSGYDPFARKRVLHS, encoded by the coding sequence GTGAAAGTCGGTGATGGCGGTGTCAGGGTCGAAGCCATGGGGCCTGAAGAGGTTGATCCCAAGGGGGTTCTGCTGATACACGGCGGGTCCGGTACGCGAGCCCTGGTTGGGAACGATTGCTGGATAGGCCAGTTGGCAAGCCTGGCCACTCGTTCGCCGCAGGTAATGACGGTCTGCACAGGCTCGGCTCTCTTGGCGGCCACCGGTGTGTTGGATGGTCGGCGTGCGACCTCCAATGACCTGGCCTTTGACTGGGTCGTCAGCACTGGCGAACGGGTGGACTGGATCAGGGATGCCCGCTGGGTGGTCGATGGAAGGTTTCGTACCTCTTCGGGCATCTCGGCCGACATCGATATGGCCCTGGCCTTTGTGGAGGATACATGCGGGTCCGAGACTGCGGACAAGGCCAGCATGCAAATGGAATATATCCGCAACCGGGATTCCGGTTATGACCCCTTCGCACGGAAGAGAGTGCTGCACAGTTAA
- the argC gene encoding N-acetyl-gamma-glutamyl-phosphate reductase translates to MRQYTVAVAGASGYAGSEMIRLLAAHPAFQVCTVTGHGSAGRLLGEFSPNLPESLASMQIQDTEPETLAGHDLVVLALPHGASGPLADKLDNQSLMVDLGADHRLEDPGDWKSYYGGPFSSPWTYGMPELLNPGGGRQRQLLGRTRRIAGPGCNVTAVTLAFQPALAAGLVQTDDLVADLAVGYSGAGRSSGRMDLLAAQAINSAHPYSVAGTHRHIPEILQNLRKAAAADPNSDGSRGPIRLGLTPVLVPMSRGILAVVSARLSARGQSMGMAEIRAVWEEVYAEEPFVDLLPEGRLPSTADVYGSNRAQIQVAVDQRADRLYAFAAIDNLTRGTAGQALQAVNLALGLPEETGLTTIGVAP, encoded by the coding sequence ATGCGGCAATACACAGTGGCTGTAGCGGGAGCTTCGGGGTATGCCGGCTCGGAGATGATTCGTCTATTAGCGGCCCACCCTGCCTTTCAGGTATGCACGGTCACTGGCCATGGCTCAGCGGGCAGGTTGCTGGGAGAATTCTCGCCCAATCTTCCTGAGTCGCTGGCCTCCATGCAGATTCAGGACACTGAGCCGGAGACACTGGCTGGCCATGATCTGGTGGTTCTGGCCCTGCCTCACGGGGCTTCGGGTCCCCTGGCCGACAAGCTGGACAATCAATCGTTGATGGTCGACCTGGGTGCTGACCACCGGTTGGAGGACCCGGGCGACTGGAAAAGCTACTATGGTGGACCTTTCTCGAGCCCGTGGACCTACGGGATGCCTGAGCTGCTCAACCCGGGCGGGGGTCGTCAGCGTCAGTTGCTTGGGCGGACCCGACGGATCGCCGGTCCTGGGTGCAATGTCACAGCAGTCACTCTGGCCTTCCAGCCAGCCCTGGCCGCCGGACTGGTCCAGACCGATGATCTGGTGGCCGACCTTGCTGTCGGTTACTCGGGCGCTGGACGCTCAAGTGGCAGAATGGACCTGCTGGCAGCCCAGGCCATCAATTCGGCCCATCCCTACTCGGTAGCAGGAACCCACCGGCATATACCCGAAATTCTGCAGAACCTGCGCAAGGCCGCAGCCGCGGACCCCAACAGCGACGGGTCCCGGGGACCTATCCGCCTGGGGCTGACTCCCGTTCTGGTTCCTATGTCACGCGGGATACTGGCCGTGGTTTCGGCCCGGCTGAGCGCGCGTGGGCAAAGCATGGGGATGGCTGAAATTCGCGCCGTCTGGGAAGAGGTTTATGCCGAGGAGCCGTTTGTCGATCTGCTGCCTGAGGGCAGGCTTCCCTCCACGGCAGATGTGTATGGTTCCAACCGCGCTCAAATCCAAGTCGCCGTGGATCAGCGCGCCGACCGCCTCTACGCTTTCGCCGCCATCGACAACCTGACCCGGGGCACCGCAGGCCAGGCCCTCCAGGCCGTAAACCTGGCTCTGGGCCTGCCCGAGGAGACCGGACTGACAACCATAGGAGTGGCACCATGA
- a CDS encoding DUF4190 domain-containing protein, producing the protein MTDSQEQGTAGGPDRQDHDGGDQPLYGARADRYPGWNPYIYGRPDPEPKAKESDSSQGNPANRPMPMAGQPAPGRGGNPGNPQDHRGTPGWYPQGMPNLNDPSQNPVYGHWDPCAIIAFFMALFLPMPVIPALLGGISMYRTHRLHMKGYGLAMAALIINLLFTLAWIWLLINGISLNDFYQQMMPSPSTGGGGSDGGGVSA; encoded by the coding sequence ATGACGGATTCTCAAGAACAGGGCACAGCCGGTGGACCTGACCGCCAGGATCATGATGGGGGCGACCAACCCCTGTACGGCGCGCGTGCCGATCGTTATCCTGGATGGAATCCGTACATATACGGTCGCCCAGACCCGGAACCCAAGGCCAAGGAGTCCGATTCATCCCAGGGCAACCCCGCCAACCGACCCATGCCCATGGCGGGGCAGCCGGCCCCTGGACGCGGCGGGAATCCCGGGAATCCTCAGGATCATCGCGGCACGCCAGGCTGGTATCCCCAGGGTATGCCCAATTTGAACGATCCATCCCAAAATCCGGTCTACGGTCACTGGGATCCCTGTGCGATCATCGCCTTCTTCATGGCTCTCTTCCTACCCATGCCTGTGATTCCAGCTCTGCTCGGCGGCATTTCCATGTATCGGACGCATCGCCTGCATATGAAGGGTTACGGGCTGGCCATGGCTGCCCTGATCATCAACCTGCTCTTCACCTTGGCTTGGATCTGGCTGCTGATCAACGGGATTTCCCTAAACGATTTCTACCAGCAGATGATGCCGTCGCCTTCGACGGGCGGGGGAGGCTCCGATGGCGGCGGTGTCAGCGCCTGA